A portion of the Pseudoalteromonas luteoviolacea genome contains these proteins:
- a CDS encoding YfhL family 4Fe-4S dicluster ferredoxin, producing the protein MALLITSKCINCDMCDPECPNQAIYMGSKVYEIDPDKCTECVGHYDQPTCVSVCPIDCIKPDPNHLESLDTLADKYLRLTGQLDQ; encoded by the coding sequence ATGGCGCTGCTCATTACCAGCAAATGCATCAACTGTGATATGTGCGACCCTGAATGTCCAAACCAAGCAATTTACATGGGCAGTAAAGTCTATGAAATAGACCCCGATAAATGTACAGAATGCGTCGGGCATTACGACCAGCCAACGTGTGTCAGCGTTTGCCCCATAGATTGCATTAAGCCAGACCCCAACCACTTGGAAAGCCTAGATACCCTAGCGGACAAGTATCTTCGCCTAACCGGTCAATTAGATCAGTAA
- a CDS encoding curli assembly protein CsgF, translating into MVVMKTIILAYLSFFMLSASATEIVYKPINPSFGGNPLNASMLLNKANAQNKHRAPIIEKSYGERFQESLERTYLNRMVREISDMAFGDDVEDSIFNEDSTFTSGDYEIQVITSTPDSITVQIKHIDNGDTTIIEVPRFG; encoded by the coding sequence ATGGTAGTAATGAAAACAATAATATTAGCCTATTTATCTTTTTTCATGTTGAGTGCATCTGCAACTGAAATTGTATATAAGCCCATCAACCCCTCATTTGGTGGTAACCCATTAAACGCCAGTATGCTGCTTAATAAAGCCAATGCACAAAATAAACATAGGGCGCCAATCATTGAAAAATCTTATGGGGAGCGGTTTCAAGAGTCATTAGAGCGCACCTACCTCAATCGGATGGTGAGAGAAATATCTGATATGGCATTTGGCGATGATGTAGAAGACAGCATTTTTAATGAAGATTCAACTTTTACCAGTGGTGACTATGAAATTCAGGTGATCACCAGTACACCAGACTCCATCACAGTACAGATCAAGCATATTGATAATGGAGATACTACCATCATTGAAGTACCGAGGTTTGGTTAA
- a CDS encoding curlin, which produces MKFSKSIISCALALAFTQSVAAQNIEQTNKVQSTSNLSQIERGLTTGNSLTVTQNSSVGGNTLTSFQEGTSNQADVTTTGSFNETTTNQTGTSHAIVVTTTGDSNIQSYAQEGDSHGAETVITGNSNQVAIAQSGEGYFGINNEVENVINGDENDVRVSQSTGGHWFYNKNMQGNQNTVTGTQSGQWHEVHLNDVNGDQNAFSVDQNGIYSTVTLETVAGNDNDIEVSQIGDEHRVEISQLAGDDNDIDLEMSEGSESAIRIAGIIGSDNDLRVDQEGSRIEFESGIFQGSDNDVTVTQKGDDSSVAVDIQGDNNAVTVAQQAVNQDSGLNSVYVGLAGDNNEVTAMQLGEENNAHVALFNSDDNDVDLVQNGFQNEFLLQTSEPDPSIESNNNDISVVQNDMGNSAAVTMGYVVASSDNQIDIAQAGELNVIDLLLEGSNNSIDLAQDGSNNFVAGIESGGFVVAGNDNVVSISQTGNGNLVEGGVSGNAQTLHITQIGDNNVATITQQ; this is translated from the coding sequence GTGAAGTTTTCTAAATCAATCATTAGCTGTGCGCTTGCTTTGGCTTTCACTCAATCAGTTGCTGCTCAAAACATTGAGCAGACCAATAAAGTTCAATCTACTTCTAACTTAAGTCAGATAGAAAGAGGTTTGACGACGGGGAACTCATTAACCGTTACTCAGAATTCATCTGTAGGTGGTAATACACTAACAAGCTTTCAAGAAGGTACAAGTAACCAAGCTGATGTTACAACGACAGGCAGCTTTAATGAAACAACCACAAACCAAACTGGTACGAGCCACGCAATCGTAGTTACCACAACAGGGGATAGCAATATTCAAAGCTATGCGCAAGAAGGCGACTCTCATGGTGCAGAGACCGTAATTACGGGTAATAGTAACCAAGTTGCTATTGCTCAGAGCGGTGAAGGTTACTTTGGCATCAATAACGAAGTCGAAAACGTTATCAATGGTGATGAGAATGATGTGCGAGTTTCTCAAAGCACAGGTGGTCACTGGTTTTACAATAAAAATATGCAGGGTAACCAAAACACGGTTACAGGTACACAGTCGGGTCAGTGGCATGAAGTACACCTAAACGATGTTAATGGTGATCAGAATGCATTCTCGGTAGATCAAAACGGTATCTATAGCACGGTTACGCTGGAAACGGTTGCTGGCAATGATAACGACATCGAAGTATCTCAAATTGGCGATGAGCATCGAGTTGAGATTTCACAGCTCGCAGGGGATGACAATGATATCGACCTGGAGATGAGTGAAGGTAGTGAAAGTGCTATCAGAATTGCAGGCATCATAGGGAGTGATAACGATCTCCGAGTTGATCAAGAAGGCAGCAGAATCGAGTTTGAAAGTGGTATTTTTCAGGGTAGTGATAATGATGTGACTGTGACTCAAAAGGGTGATGATTCATCAGTTGCTGTTGACATTCAAGGTGATAACAACGCTGTAACAGTTGCACAGCAAGCGGTTAATCAAGACTCTGGCTTAAACTCGGTTTATGTTGGTTTAGCGGGCGACAATAATGAAGTCACAGCAATGCAACTTGGTGAAGAAAACAATGCGCATGTTGCACTTTTTAATAGTGATGATAACGATGTAGATTTGGTTCAAAATGGTTTTCAAAATGAATTCTTACTACAAACTTCTGAGCCAGATCCAAGTATAGAGTCAAACAATAATGACATTTCAGTTGTGCAAAATGATATGGGTAATAGCGCCGCTGTCACAATGGGATATGTCGTTGCAAGTTCTGATAATCAAATTGATATCGCACAAGCTGGTGAGTTAAACGTCATCGATTTATTGCTTGAAGGCAGCAATAATTCAATCGATTTAGCTCAAGATGGTAGCAATAACTTTGTGGCAGGTATTGAGTCTGGTGGCTTTGTCGTCGCGGGCAATGACAACGTGGTCTCTATTAGCCAGACTGGTAATGGCAACTTAGTTGAGGGTGGTGTTTCTGGCAACGCTCAAACCTTGCATATTACACAGATTGGTGACAACAACGTTGCGACGATTACGCAGCAATAA
- a CDS encoding bifunctional tRNA (adenosine(37)-C2)-methyltransferase TrmG/ribosomal RNA large subunit methyltransferase RlmN: MATTEKKINLLDLNREGMRELFASFGEKPFRADQVMKWIYHFGIDNFDDMSNINKKLRAKLQSQCEIKAPEISVKQVASDGTIKYAMILEGGQEVETVWIPEKDRATLCVSSQVGCALECTFCSTAQQGFNRNLKVSEIIGQVWRVATDIGLHDGDSTKRPITNVVMMGMGEPLLNINNVVPAMELMMDDWAFGLSKRRVTLSTSGVVPALDILKEKIDVALAISLHAPNNPLRDELVPINKKYPIEEFLAACRRYIDGSKANKDVTIEYVMLQGVNDSTDHAHELVQVLKGTPSKINLIPFNPFPGNEYGRSSNSRIDRFSKVLQAAGLTCIVRRTRGDDIDAACGQLVGDVVDRTKRVVRKQQNQDNAITVKVG; this comes from the coding sequence ATGGCCACGACTGAGAAAAAAATTAACCTATTAGATTTAAACCGCGAGGGGATGCGCGAGTTATTTGCTTCATTTGGCGAAAAGCCATTCCGCGCCGATCAGGTGATGAAGTGGATATACCATTTTGGTATCGATAACTTTGATGATATGAGCAATATCAATAAAAAGTTAAGAGCAAAACTGCAAAGCCAGTGCGAAATTAAAGCGCCTGAAATTTCAGTAAAGCAGGTTGCAAGTGATGGCACGATTAAATATGCAATGATTCTTGAGGGGGGTCAGGAAGTAGAGACTGTATGGATCCCTGAAAAAGACCGTGCTACATTGTGTGTTTCTTCACAGGTTGGCTGTGCACTAGAGTGTACTTTCTGTTCGACTGCTCAACAAGGTTTCAACCGTAACTTGAAAGTGTCTGAAATCATTGGTCAGGTGTGGCGTGTTGCGACCGACATTGGCCTTCATGATGGCGACAGCACCAAGCGACCCATTACCAATGTTGTCATGATGGGCATGGGTGAGCCCTTGCTAAACATCAATAACGTTGTACCTGCGATGGAATTGATGATGGATGACTGGGCGTTTGGCTTGTCTAAGCGTCGAGTCACGTTGAGTACATCAGGGGTGGTACCTGCATTAGATATATTAAAAGAGAAAATTGACGTTGCTTTGGCGATTTCTCTTCATGCGCCTAATAACCCTCTTCGTGATGAACTGGTGCCAATCAATAAGAAGTACCCAATTGAAGAGTTTCTAGCAGCATGTCGTCGCTATATTGATGGCTCAAAGGCAAACAAAGATGTCACCATTGAGTACGTGATGTTGCAAGGGGTGAACGACAGCACAGATCATGCACATGAGTTGGTGCAAGTGTTAAAGGGCACACCGTCGAAAATTAATTTGATCCCATTCAACCCGTTCCCTGGTAATGAGTACGGTCGTTCGAGCAATAGCCGAATCGATCGCTTTTCTAAAGTGCTACAAGCTGCGGGCCTAACTTGTATTGTTCGACGCACACGTGGTGATGATATTGACGCTGCTTGTGGTCAATTAGTAGGTGATGTCGTTGACAGAACCAAACGTGTTGTGAGAAAGCAGCAAAACCAAGACAATGCAATAACAGTAAAAGTAGGCTAA
- a CDS encoding curli production assembly/transport protein CsgE, producing the protein MKYIFCLMILLVLHSHAVAKTPSDHGEVELGGLVMDQSISRFGYQFYYDFSQLWREVPNTSGVNITIKETVLPRAGTRLDVRMNRRLVYSTAMGRRGGPMDERVEAALFAVMDAMASDRYQQRSPDLAESGW; encoded by the coding sequence ATGAAGTATATATTTTGCTTGATGATATTGCTGGTTTTACATAGCCACGCTGTTGCAAAAACGCCCTCTGATCATGGCGAAGTTGAATTAGGTGGTCTTGTTATGGACCAAAGTATCAGCCGCTTTGGATACCAGTTTTACTATGACTTTTCGCAGCTTTGGCGTGAAGTACCGAATACTTCAGGTGTAAATATCACAATTAAAGAAACTGTATTACCCCGAGCAGGCACGAGACTAGATGTGCGTATGAATCGCCGTTTAGTTTATAGCACTGCAATGGGGCGTCGAGGAGGTCCAATGGATGAGCGAGTTGAGGCGGCATTATTTGCAGTAATGGATGCGATGGCCAGTGACCGTTATCAGCAACGATCTCCAGATTTAGCTGAAAGTGGATGGTAG
- the ndk gene encoding nucleoside-diphosphate kinase yields MALERTFSIVKPDAVAKNHIGAIYNRFESAGLKIVASKMVHLSQEKAEGFYAEHKERPFFGALVEFMTSGPVMVQVLEGEDAVRKNREIMGATNPAEALAGTLRADYADSIDENAVHGSDATESAAREIAYFFSDEEICPRTR; encoded by the coding sequence ATGGCTTTAGAGCGTACTTTTTCAATCGTTAAGCCTGATGCGGTAGCTAAAAACCACATCGGTGCAATCTATAACCGTTTCGAGTCTGCTGGTCTTAAGATCGTTGCTTCTAAAATGGTTCACCTTTCTCAAGAGAAAGCTGAAGGTTTCTACGCAGAGCACAAAGAGCGTCCTTTCTTCGGTGCACTAGTTGAGTTCATGACATCTGGCCCAGTAATGGTTCAGGTTCTTGAAGGTGAAGACGCAGTTCGCAAGAACCGTGAAATCATGGGTGCTACTAACCCTGCAGAAGCACTAGCTGGTACTTTACGCGCTGACTACGCTGACAGCATCGACGAGAACGCGGTACACGGTTCAGACGCGACTGAATCAGCTGCTCGCGAAATCGCTTACTTCTTCAGCGACGAAGAAATCTGCCCTCGTACTCGTTAA
- a CDS encoding CsgG/HfaB family protein produces the protein MFKVVVLWLLVLLGGCSRIGAVLPPEQSLPEPLEQSHEFSSLKALPEPIGKIPVAVYSFRDQTGQYKPKDNVSSFSTAVTQGANSILIQALHETDWFIPVEREGLQNLLTERKITRAAMSDEQKKSSKLPPLTMAKIIFEGGIISYDSNVKTGGLGMEYFGIGASELYREDVISIYMRAVDVRTGQVLLSVATTKTVLSMEMRAGFFRYVSYKRLAEAEAGFSENEPMHICVTQAIEKALTMLVTQGIEKGVWAAKEQVAAQQVNLNDGAAIQARS, from the coding sequence ATGTTTAAAGTAGTCGTATTATGGTTGTTAGTATTATTAGGCGGATGTAGTCGTATTGGTGCTGTACTGCCACCAGAGCAAAGCTTGCCTGAGCCACTTGAGCAAAGCCATGAATTTTCATCTCTAAAAGCGCTTCCTGAACCAATTGGCAAGATCCCAGTTGCGGTATATTCATTTCGAGATCAAACTGGTCAATATAAGCCGAAAGATAATGTCAGCTCTTTTTCGACAGCAGTCACGCAGGGAGCAAATTCTATATTAATCCAAGCTTTGCATGAGACTGATTGGTTTATCCCCGTCGAACGAGAGGGATTACAAAATTTATTAACAGAGCGCAAGATTACCCGAGCTGCAATGAGCGATGAACAAAAGAAATCGTCGAAGTTACCCCCTTTGACCATGGCAAAAATCATTTTCGAAGGTGGGATCATCAGTTATGACTCTAATGTTAAAACTGGGGGTCTTGGCATGGAGTATTTTGGCATTGGCGCGTCAGAATTATATAGAGAAGATGTGATTTCTATTTATATGCGTGCGGTCGATGTTCGAACAGGGCAAGTACTGCTGTCTGTGGCAACTACCAAAACGGTCCTTTCCATGGAAATGAGAGCCGGTTTTTTCCGTTATGTGAGTTACAAGCGCCTTGCTGAAGCAGAAGCAGGTTTTAGTGAAAACGAACCAATGCATATTTGTGTTACACAGGCGATTGAAAAAGCACTCACGATGTTAGTTACACAAGGTATAGAGAAAGGCGTGTGGGCAGCTAAAGAGCAAGTAGCAGCCCAGCAAGTTAACCTTAATGACGGTGCAGCGATACAGGCACGGAGTTGA
- the yegQ gene encoding tRNA 5-hydroxyuridine modification protein YegQ produces MFVPELLSPAGSLKNMRYAFAYGADAVYAGQPRYSLRVRNNEFDLANLEIGINEAHQQNKKLYVVSNIAPHNSKVKTYLRDIEPVIAMKPDALIMSDPGLIMLVREKWPDMPIHLSVQANAVNYASVQFWANQGIERVILSRELSLEEIAEIRSLCPQTELEVFVHGALCMAYSGRCLLSGYINKRDPNQGTCTNACRWGYDAKPGQETELGDVVHKVDPNAVIPTLGEGQPTDQVFMLEEQGRPGEYMPAFEDEHGTYIMNSKDLRAVQYVEQLTQMGVHSLKIEGRTKSFYYVARTAQVYRKAIDDAVAGKPFDPSLMRTLENLAHRGYTEGFLKRHAHQDYQNYEYGHSISDKQQFVGEILGRNNNGLVDIDVKNKFCTGHSLELMTPQGNIAFNLEHMENKKGETIIDAKGSGHIVQIPLPEDINLDHAILMRNLGTDEDTRNPFKKA; encoded by the coding sequence ATGTTTGTACCAGAGCTACTTTCACCCGCAGGCAGTTTAAAGAATATGCGTTACGCTTTTGCGTATGGCGCAGATGCGGTATATGCCGGACAGCCAAGATACAGTTTGCGTGTGCGCAACAATGAATTTGATTTAGCGAACCTTGAGATCGGCATAAATGAAGCCCACCAGCAAAACAAAAAGCTCTATGTGGTGTCGAATATTGCGCCGCACAATAGCAAGGTAAAAACCTATTTAAGGGATATTGAGCCCGTTATCGCAATGAAACCAGATGCGTTGATCATGTCAGATCCTGGTCTAATTATGCTCGTACGTGAAAAATGGCCTGATATGCCCATTCACCTCTCAGTGCAAGCCAATGCTGTAAATTATGCCTCTGTGCAGTTTTGGGCAAATCAAGGGATTGAGCGCGTCATTTTATCTCGAGAGCTTTCGCTCGAAGAAATCGCAGAAATACGCTCATTGTGCCCACAAACAGAGTTAGAGGTCTTTGTCCATGGCGCTCTGTGTATGGCGTATTCTGGCCGCTGCTTACTATCAGGTTATATTAATAAACGCGATCCAAACCAAGGAACTTGCACCAATGCGTGCCGCTGGGGATACGATGCCAAACCAGGGCAAGAAACTGAATTAGGTGATGTCGTCCATAAAGTAGATCCAAACGCAGTGATCCCAACGCTTGGCGAAGGTCAGCCCACTGATCAGGTATTCATGTTAGAAGAGCAAGGCCGCCCAGGTGAGTATATGCCTGCATTTGAAGATGAGCACGGCACTTACATTATGAATTCAAAAGATCTACGTGCTGTACAATATGTTGAGCAACTCACCCAAATGGGCGTGCACAGTTTAAAAATTGAAGGCAGAACAAAGTCATTCTATTACGTTGCACGAACTGCTCAAGTATACCGCAAAGCCATTGATGATGCCGTTGCAGGTAAACCTTTTGACCCGAGCCTCATGCGCACGTTAGAAAACCTTGCTCATCGCGGTTATACCGAAGGTTTCTTAAAACGTCACGCGCATCAAGATTATCAAAACTATGAATATGGTCACTCGATTTCTGACAAGCAGCAATTTGTCGGCGAAATCTTAGGCCGAAATAATAATGGCTTGGTCGACATTGATGTGAAAAACAAATTCTGTACTGGCCACAGCTTAGAGCTCATGACGCCACAAGGGAATATTGCCTTTAACCTAGAGCATATGGAAAACAAAAAAGGTGAAACCATCATAGATGCCAAAGGCTCTGGACATATAGTGCAAATTCCGTTGCCAGAAGACATCAACTTAGACCATGCTATTTTAATGCGTAATTTGGGCACCGACGAAGACACGCGCAACCCATTTAAAAAGGCATAA
- a CDS encoding M23 family metallopeptidase, with product MKSPINKMAAVLPALLFTSISAHSEGQHLDITPFNFNQQTLEQLAINPLIQVDETQFIFTNELVNEDWSAFLYSEAPHLIEYQEALLHWAGYTSINPKLLLALMEHASQLISAPNQKSFLKPFNNWSEKTGFSQQLKDVALQLNQRFYAFEEHAAHHNTVKSNAATVALSSLLGSPQALASFASKYKLLVSRNLFSPKKTHFTSTNNVPNNNFSMNLPWPSGYSWTSGGAHSNTGSGYPYSSLDFNNGSGGWGSNTPWVQASHEGRVTRYSACNIRVTHPSGYATQYYHMDNLQYSSGDYVSAGAWLGRYANNRNMALCQGGQSSGPHVHFSLLYNGRFVSLHNAYISGYRIDVGNSNYDDNCYRFYFEKNGYRTCAWSRLYH from the coding sequence ATGAAATCACCTATTAATAAAATGGCCGCAGTGCTCCCTGCACTCTTATTCACCTCAATATCAGCACATTCAGAGGGACAGCATCTTGATATCACGCCCTTCAACTTTAACCAGCAAACATTAGAACAACTGGCCATCAACCCACTTATTCAAGTAGATGAAACACAATTTATTTTTACCAATGAATTAGTAAATGAAGACTGGAGCGCTTTTCTTTACAGCGAAGCGCCGCATCTAATTGAGTACCAAGAAGCACTGTTACACTGGGCTGGATACACCAGCATCAACCCCAAGCTACTGCTCGCCCTCATGGAGCATGCAAGTCAGCTCATCAGTGCACCAAATCAAAAGTCTTTTTTGAAGCCATTCAATAATTGGTCTGAAAAAACGGGGTTTTCACAACAACTCAAAGATGTGGCATTGCAACTGAACCAGCGTTTCTATGCCTTTGAGGAACATGCAGCTCATCACAATACAGTCAAGAGTAACGCAGCTACGGTCGCACTTTCGAGCTTGTTAGGCAGTCCACAAGCACTGGCATCCTTTGCATCTAAATATAAATTATTAGTTTCAAGAAATTTATTCTCACCCAAAAAAACACACTTCACATCTACCAACAATGTACCTAACAATAACTTTTCAATGAACTTGCCATGGCCTTCTGGCTATTCTTGGACTAGTGGCGGGGCACACTCAAATACAGGCTCTGGTTATCCTTACTCATCGTTAGATTTTAACAATGGTTCTGGTGGATGGGGCTCCAATACCCCTTGGGTGCAAGCTTCTCATGAAGGCAGAGTCACCCGCTATTCCGCTTGTAACATCCGCGTAACGCACCCTAGTGGATACGCAACTCAGTACTACCACATGGATAATTTACAATACAGCTCGGGTGATTATGTCTCAGCAGGTGCTTGGCTTGGACGCTATGCCAACAACCGAAACATGGCGCTTTGCCAAGGCGGTCAATCTAGTGGACCACATGTACACTTTTCACTTTTGTATAACGGTAGGTTTGTTTCATTACATAACGCCTATATTAGTGGCTACAGGATTGACGTAGGTAATTCAAATTATGACGATAACTGCTACCGTTTCTATTTTGAGAAAAACGGTTACAGAACGTGTGCTTGGTCAAGGCTATACCATTAA
- a CDS encoding response regulator transcription factor: MKAIQASNKEVSLFVLTHNQTDTQDIEFVRFVKILEATCSQIKIDTRLPDITARDQFNLYLVDISHRECKDLLSAEVSALAAQQNVLLFNAQPNLVNEQTALLARIKGVIYQNTSAENIFKGIQRVLNGELWFCRTSISQAFDELIQQLPNISRPQPLDVQDTELALLTAREKSVIKLLASGAKNDDIADSLNISSHTVKTHIYSAFKKTNSRNRIELANWAQKHIPLNSVPVSLHRH, from the coding sequence ATGAAAGCGATTCAAGCTAGCAACAAGGAAGTTAGTCTATTTGTTTTAACTCACAATCAAACCGACACACAAGACATTGAATTTGTGAGATTTGTAAAAATTCTCGAGGCAACCTGCAGCCAAATTAAAATAGATACACGCTTGCCTGACATCACAGCGCGTGATCAATTCAATCTATATTTAGTCGATATAAGTCATCGCGAATGCAAAGATTTACTTAGTGCAGAGGTCAGTGCATTAGCAGCTCAACAAAACGTATTACTATTTAATGCGCAACCCAACTTAGTCAATGAACAAACCGCACTTTTGGCCCGAATAAAAGGCGTTATATATCAAAACACTTCTGCTGAAAATATTTTTAAAGGGATCCAACGCGTACTCAACGGCGAGTTATGGTTTTGCCGTACTTCAATATCACAAGCATTTGATGAATTGATCCAACAATTGCCCAACATATCACGCCCTCAGCCTCTGGATGTTCAGGATACTGAACTTGCATTGCTCACAGCGAGAGAAAAGTCTGTCATTAAACTCCTTGCCAGTGGTGCAAAAAATGACGATATTGCTGACTCTTTAAATATCAGCAGCCACACAGTTAAAACTCATATTTACAGCGCTTTCAAAAAAACCAACTCAAGAAATCGTATTGAGTTGGCTAATTGGGCACAAAAGCATATTCCACTCAACTCCGTGCCTGTATCGCTGCACCGTCATTAA